A stretch of DNA from Vanacampus margaritifer isolate UIUO_Vmar chromosome 1, RoL_Vmar_1.0, whole genome shotgun sequence:
ctcttttttttaaaaaatcgtgtcaggcaattttttttttaattgtaattaattgcatgacttcaatacttaactcacgattaatcacaaatttgttatctgttctaaatgtacaatattttttttcttggttttcatactcttgttaacaaaagtggaaaaaatgttaaactaatagaaatagttcaaatgaatttttgacgtctatagccgtcaatggcagtgaatgagttaaacacaggTGCAACAACTTGTTTgacatgcatgaaaaaaaagaagaaaatgcagTGGATGGATTGTTATCGGTATTGTAAATATGATAATTTCTGGAATGGGCTAATCTCTCTCTGAAAGTTCTTAACTCCTGTTTTGGTGCCCATTCCTCAACATTTTCACAGCTTTACAGATACTTGCACTCTTTGTCAGCTTTGGAGAAATGTTAACGCAAATACCGTATTAGCTATTTATCTTGTTGTGCTGCGCACAGTCATTGCAATATTAGAATGGCATCTTTCTAGTTAAGTTTAAGCATTTCCTTTTATTACAGTATGAAATAGTCATAGACGATAACAGTGTATCCGACCGGATAACCAAAAGTTAACCAAACGATttgcaacaaaaagttcaacctGGTTCTATTACataatatgaatttaaaaaaaaaaaataaaatagtcatCAAGAAAGGCCTCTGGAGAGATCTCAAGTACTggtaaaaatacacacaatttgAACACAATGGACCTGTAGCAAATTTGGAATCAAGTTTATACCCTAGATTCCACTCTGAAAAAttcaaatcaattaattatgCAAAGTATAAACAACCATGTGGGAATTACAAGAGCTGATGAAAAGTCATGTTTTACATGAGacatttatgattaaaaatagaGAAGGGagagtactgataccagatatcggtatcgggccgataaGCCTCGTGGCCTTTTTATGACCAGGAACTAAAGGCGTACAAGTGTGAAAGATGCAGATTAAAATTTACAAGcatatattttgattgggactttttctggccactggattattaattaagatgtatttatgtttttaaattcatttcatCGTGTGttacaaaatgtgtattttatgaacaaattgaaaaaaagattggaaataaataaataaattgccattaattagATGCAATTAGGGATTTTTTTATTGGGAattatataggtctttctttaaaaatatctgtcattgttttttcattttatgtggcgaaagtattagtggtatcgGTGCTTGGGATCGGTGACAACTCAAGAGTACtgagtggtatcaaacatcatGATTTAAAAACACTGAGGTCTATCCAGTTTAATTAAATGTAACACTACAAACAGCACGTCATTGTGAtaacaaacaaaaggaaaacactCAATTGGAGGCGGGAGTAGGTGGCATATGCACACTTACCTATAAATGATATTGCCTCTGGGAAGAACTGGGACAGATTTTGACTCCAGTGGTCCGAAATGGGGATCTGTTTGTACCTGAAGCGTCCGTCATGTTCAAACATGTTGGGGAGATTGGGTGTGACGTTCAGGATGTACTTGATGTTGTATTGGCCCAGCACATCCAGGTTGGTTGAGTCTTTGGCACAGCCCAGGTAAAGGTAAGGAAGGATCTGGACCGGGAAGGCAGGCTGATTGCTGGGGAGGGGGCTCTCCTCCGACTCTGTGGCGCTGCTGGGTTCTCGGTCAGATTCCCCATCAGAACAGTCTGAGCTGATCCGCAAATTTCCAAACCCCAGAAAGGAGAGCGGAGGAGAGGAGCTAGGACAGGAGCTGTCGAGGAGCGTCTCACAGTGTTCTGGGTACTCAGTGTGGAATTTTACAAAGCCACCTGGAGGAGAGCCAAAACAACACACATGAGAAAAATCAGCTTCCTGGTTTagagaataaaaacaacaacaacaacaatgtattTCAGTGAAGATTGCAGCGGCATCGGAGTTAAGTGACGTAGCACACAAGTAGATCCGGTTACCCTAACAGACCATTCATGAAATGCATGCTTGCTCCAGCACAGCAAAACACAGCGTAGCCATTTTGGAATTTTAATTGAGAATCTCAATGGCACACTAAATACGTTGGAGCCTACAAACAAGGACACAGTAAACTTTGGGCGTATTTTGAGGGGACCAATAGGACCACAaacaatacacatttaaaataaaataaaaacagcagtcggcttaaaaaaaacgttttaaacgTGCAGTAAAACTTTTGGCGTCTCTTCGAACAGAACAAGCACCAAAACAATTACCCTCACCTTAATGACGAAttactaccactactactactactacttttagTTCAGATTGATATGAGTGACATAAGCGTGTTTACCTCTTCAAGTTTACATTAGTTAACACCAGCTCGAGTTAGCGACATGTTAGCACACGCTCAAAGTAACTTATTTCGACACATACCTTCCAGGTAATACGCTTTGCAGCCATCCTCCCACAGTTTTTGAAGAAGTAACCCCAAAACGGACGACGGGGCTCCGCTGTCCGGCCAGCTGACGGTGCTTTCGTCGTACAGGACCACCGTATCCGTTTGACATCGCCGCGTGAAATTCTTTTTGTCCTCGTGGTTGGGAATGATGGTCCGTATGGGGATGTTGCCCTTCTTGAACCTGCGGAGCATCAGGCCCGGGATGGCCACGCTGATGGCGCCCTCGATGTGAGACGACTCGTACAGCTCGTGTGCGCGACAGTCGAGCAGGAGCACAGAAGTGGCGCCCGATTCCAACTCCACTTGCAGCCATTCCACGCTCTTATTCGCCGTCACATTAGACATATCGCGCTTGGTGTCGAGCTTGGGTGGCTTTCTTTCTACATGCTCCGATTTGCCTGCGGCGACACACTACATTTTACTCGTAAACTAGGAGCCCCGAGACGTGCGTTCGGCTTGGCGCATGAGCTGAGCGGAGAGCgtttcccctttttttccgCTTCGCTCTTCCCATCAAGCGGGGAGAGTGAGCCTTCCACTGATGCACCGACGGCTAGGCGAGTCCGGGTTGACGTGTACCGTATCCACCTTTGAAACGTGCGTTTTTTCAAGGcaaaacaaatatgtttgtCAACTTCAGCTCCTCCGCATCATACCGCACTCGGGTTTTGTCATTCCGATGCATGACAGCAGAGCAACTCAGGAGGGAGGAGTTTGCTCACGATAACTTAAAGTCGTATAGCAGGAAAAGTTAGGTAACAATCGATAATTTCTTAATCACCTTCAAACTATTTTCTCCTTTACGTCACCCGTTAATTTGTGATGTGATATGAAatttctacttttgtttttcacttgcCAGTAGCCTGTTCTCGGCTTGACACGTGACCTTTTTCTAAGCATGGTgcacatccattcatccatctatctatccatgaTCCATCTATTACACCCGCTTGCCTGCACCCTCAAGCTTCAGCTAATTTGCGGTCATAGTCCCTGGTTCAAACTTTGGAATACTAACTTCAATAAAAACGCAACTAATTAATATACAAGTAACAAATTAGGCCAATAAAAATACAGTCAAACAATGCAGTAGACAATACTGTATTGTAGTTCATGTGTCTCTTCATTTTGAACTATAGAGAAAAAGTAGAGAGAGAAGTATGCAACATTTATCAACAATGTATAATGGacggttattaactcatttactgccattgacggctgtagaggtcaaaaattaattttaactatttctattagtttaacattttcccacttttgttaacaaacctagattttttattattattgtacgtttagaacagataaaatgtgtgattaatcgtgagttaactagtgaagtcatgctattaattatgataaaaaattcaaatcgcctgacacccttaatttttaatgatcttttcttaaaaaaaaaaagattattaaaaaaataataataataaaattatttttttaatataaaaaagaagaaaagattattaaaaaattaggaatttttcataattaatcccatgacttcactagttaactcacgattaatcacaaattttatatattttctaaatgtacaataaaaataaattgtttctaagttttcatactcttgttgacgtctatagccgtcaatggcagtgaatgagttaaaatgggcTACCACTAATGTTAGCACATGCAATCAAATCAAGCGGACATTAACTAGTCTGGCAGACTGCTTTTGCCTATTACATTTGATTAAATTAGCCAACATTTCAAAAGacttaaaggtggggtctttagttttgtctacaaccatttgtgtttgtaaacaaccaattaaaaatggactcctcccatggctcaaccccGACTCTTCTTGTCAACATTGTgcctgccttcagcgacacgcccccagctctgtgattggctggaggggtaaacatagactttccgcccacaaacgtccctcttaaggcaaaacacaacaaaatggcaaaatacaggctggggtggtgattttgtcatcatccaccaccacacattaacagaagcctaGAGGTGTTCATTGAGAAGGATTACATGTACATAGATCTagtgtttaagaagtgtttatttatGAGTGAAAACTAAAGACCTCACCTTTAACCTTGCATCATTACAATATTGTCTATGTTCAGGCCCGGAGTGGCTAATCTTCAGCACCGGGAGAATTCCCGGTGGGCCAGTCTGCTTTATGGGCTGGGGCCGCTATTCAGGCTCATGAAGCGAACTGGTTACTCTAACCATGTTATCACCTTGTTGTTACAACTACATTtccatatggattttttttaagtaagccattaaaatatacagtatatagcacTGACTGCATTATCTTTGCTACTAATTGTCTCATCAAAAGTCACAAGAAATTAATTACCACAGGTAGCCACTTTTTGATACACAACTAGAAACAACACCACTGTAACACCTTGTGTGTACAAAATAACAGATTAAACACAGTGGCAAGTGTTAATGGTAATTGCAACAAAGACTGATGGGAAACGCCTTCTCCGATTCTTAAACATCCTGTTGTGAAGCACCgatgacaaaaaacaactaatgcTGAAAAGGCCGCCATGTAATTTATTCTTTAAGAGAAATATGTTCTCTGATTATTTAAGTGTCTTAACGATTGATTAATTTGCATGCATCTGTGTTATGTTCTTTACTGAGAAGTTTAGTTCACACAATTTGCACATACGTAGTGACATACAGGGGGGTCAAAACTCAGTGTTACAGGGCCGCTGAATGTGCCATAGGTACCCGTTATGCGTTTATATGACCACGTATTTGTGTTTGAAAAGgtgtaacccaggggtcttattcgggtttttaaaaatgctcaaataaGAGCATATAGTATTTAGGGTTATGTGCATGTCTACATAGCCTTTAAAAACCCGAAAGttggcaatattcaggttttgaaacagttattgactgcatgtaaacgtagtcagtgcTGGCTAGGAGCGGCATTACAAGCAGTGGCATTACTAGTTTAACTACATTTCCTGTTAATGTGCATGGTTTAACAACAGTTTTCAACATCAAAGCTTTTCAGTATAGTGAAGCTACTTTCGTGACCACATAAGGCTGCCCACGAACCATCTGATAATTCAGTGGCAATGAATTAAAAGCATGCTACTGGAGTCAATGGCGGAGGCGGGGGCAGAGGTTTGTACATGAACAGCCCCATGGCCATACATACTTCTGTAGGACCCATTTAAATttcttatgaaaataaaatgcatacagAAGaagactttcttcttcttctccagatTAAGATTCTTTGGCCTTGGCTGTTTTCTCTGCCCTTACAACATTGTTGCAAAATTCAAGCGCTGACACATTGTGCTTTTACATTCCCAAATAATTTTCCAAATATGAAGTTCACTCCACTGATCACATTTTATACTCGGTCACAGATTTCTACCTGTTATTCCTGTCAACAACTTAGATGTCCAACACAAATTTAAGGGCACATATTCACATAATTCCTGAAGTTAACACAATTGCAAGCTAAGCCAGTCATCAAAAATCTGTTTGCAAATATCAACAGTAAACGTAGCACGAGCAAGTAACTTGTTCTTAGGCagcaaaataattcaaatgtgtGCAAGAGGTCTGAAAAATGAGAAGTCGGAGGGAGTTGAAACGTATAAGTGTGGCTCAGCCCActctgaaatattttttgtgcaaGTTATTTTTTCTACAAAACCAAATCGTTTTGGtctattcaattatttattttgtaaataaatttaatagaGAAGAGCGATGACCACAGCTGCAACTATAATACATTAGTTGTTTAAGTTATGTTAATAATAACCAGTACTCACTGCATTACAGTGGCATACTACATTAACACTGTAATAGTGAATAGAATTAACAATTAATTAGAATAAGTGTCCAGCGTCCTACATCGCAGTCCAGTTATCACAGCTTCACTCTATCGCAAATTGACATTTGTGACCATAACTTTAACTATTGCAGGCTTactttgctatttatttttcatccttCTAAGGCGGGTGATGCGATAAAATCAccctaaaagcatttttaagaaaaagtacaaatataaaatgattcCAATGATAACTTTGGTCAAAAAAGTGCTGAAAAGGCTTTGTAAAAATGGGATATTTTCTTGGCTTTCACAAGCCGTAACAACTGACTGGCGACGCCCCCTTTTTttaccctgtgtgtgtgtgatgtcattGGACTAAGGGTTCGTCTTCACTCTGAAGTTGGGGATGACGATCTGTCAGTAAGTTGGTTGCTCCGTTTTGAATGTTTAATTGAAGCAGTCTCATAGTACACGAAAGCGAAATACATCACTCTTGTAAACATCTTATTTGTGTAATACTAAAAGctatcttaaaataaaatgtagtgaCACAAGTCAGGCGTGATCTTTATCATCTTCAGAGTTGCCAAGTGTGCTCATTCAGTAGCAACAAAGCTAACAGACAACTCCTTTTGGCTAACATGTTGATGATAACCCCAAATGCTACTATTCATATTAGAATACGAAAGAGAAGCAAAGTGAGGAGTTTGAGTGTGATTGTACAGAACCGAACATTTTATTCCGCTGTAGCAGCATCTTCGCAGCACCTGCTATTGAGTTTTGTAGGATTTCGCCTGACTGCTGATGGTCTTAGTCCACTACATTCGAATTTTGACGCTGTATTGCTTGACAAGCCCTCATGCGCTGCACAGCTGTTCACCTTTCTGGGGATGACGGCCTTCTATTTGCACTTCCTTCCCAACTACTCCGATACCACcgcatctctgtgtgccctccTGAACCAGGGCGACTCTTCGTCCTGGACACTAGTATGCTCGGCTGCCATCCGGCAGCTCAAAACACAACTCCCCTCACCGCTAGTACTCGCTCATTTTGACCTGCAAAGCCCCACATTCGTGATTTGTGATGCCTCCAACGCCGCAGCAGGGGCTCTGCTGTCCCAACTTCATCAGGGGACTGAGCACCCTTTGCATCAAGGTCAGTCACTTCTGCTTAGCAGAAGTACTCGGTCGGGGAGAGAGAGGCCCTGGCTTTTGTTTGGGCATGTGAAAGGTGGCACATGTACCTGTACGGACTGTGTCGGGACACAAACCGCTGCGGCTGTACCAGTGGACTGAAAGACTGCAAGTGTATGATTTCGCCACTCAGTTCACACCTGGCAGGGAAAATGTGGTGGCGGACTTGCACTCCCGTGCTACACCCGGTTCTGCGCCGGACACCAACCATGACACCTTGGAACAGGGTCTCATCCTCATGCTACACACACCCCTCCAAGCTGTCGTCTTGCTGCATGACCTTTAGGCAGCATCTGCAGAAGACCCTACGCTGACCCAGCTCCACACCTTCATTCGGGAGGGCTGGCCTGCAAAGGTGTCAGAGGAGATAGCGCCTTTCCATCGGGTTAAAGGTGAGCTTTCATGTTGGAATGATGTCTGTGTGGCTTGGGGCCGTTGCACTGTGGTCCCATTCTCCTTGAGGCCCCGCATCTTAACCATGGTTCACGAGGGACACCTGGGTATTGTGACGGTGAAGCAACGCTGCAGGGGGCCTAGCCTAGTGGCCAGGCAGTGATGTGGAAGCCATGGTCAAGGACTGAACAGCGTGCCTCGCCAGTGGCAAAACCGGCAaatcacctcctcctcctctttaacCGCTGGCATTGCCTGCCAGCCCCTTGACTCGTATCCAGGTGGACATTTGTGGTGAGCTGCGTACTGTGCCTCAACACCAGCGATTCCTCTTGGTGGCGTATGACCTCCACTCCAAGTGGCCCGAGGTGCTGCCTGCCGGGTCAGTCACCACTAAAGTCGTCACGGACTTCCTGTCGTCACTGTTTGCACGTTGGGGTGTACCCAATGTTGTTACGACCGATAATGGGCCCCAATTCATTTCAGCTGACTTTGCTGCTTTCATAAAGGGGAGGGGAATAATCAGAACCACCTTGTATCACCCCAAGCCAACGGTGGTGTGGAGAGGTTTAACCAAACtctcaaaaatggactgagagCACATCTTGCTGGCAGCCTTCCCTTCTCTGCGGCACTACAGGGAACTTTGTTACACTACAGAGCGACGCCACATGCTACAACCGGAGCCTCCTCAGTTCTCCTCATGCTGGGCCGTGAGTTGCAGCTTCCCCTTGACCGCCCCCATCCTCCAATTAGGGCCACTCCAGCATTGGTGCCCTCTCCGGCTAACGGGCTAGCAGCTAAACAGTAGCACATGAGGCAGCAGTTTGATGAGAAGCGCCGGGCGAAGCGACCCGCACTTGCTGTGTTGGATTGGGTCCGTATTTGCTGCCCCAGCCGCTCACACAAATTGAGTTCATTCTGGAAAGCTCCTGTCCAGATTACCGCCCAATTAGGGCCGTCCACCTTCCGTCTGGCTGACGGGTAACACTGGCATGCCAGCAGCATCAAGGGAGTGGCATCACAGgtgatgtttcttttttttttctgaatgtctTTTGATTGGTAGAAGGTAGTGGTGCAACGTTTCGTTGTTGATCCGTGGACGGTTCGGATCAGGGCCCACGGTTCGAGTCACGCCCAATCCATgtattggttggtggggggaaaaaaatccaaaacaaaaccaagtgcgcattcacagtcgaTAACATTCTCACATggcatgtcaaggaagctgaaacattcTCAACGTAACACGGTAAGccttacttcaaaataaagtttaacaaatacagtaatacattgtcggcaatgcaaatagccttagtacatttttactttgaagttcgcccacgtcgtggcgtgatggctagcttgacttccctttttgtCGTTTCTTTGATTGACTTTGTAGTTGCgatcaacatcaacacaacactaTCCCGAACACAtgttcaattgctaatttaggacgctaagaaaccgctaattaattacgccgtcattgtatgaaacagcagaagtctccgacgtaacgcccaatttacactgactgcggaacggccGCAGTGCGTTTTCCGTACGACCGCCGCACGGACTGCAATTTACACTGACTGCGTTGCGTcagctgtccgtgtccggaaatctgcacccgccagaccacaagatcacagGAGTTCACATTGGAGAGTTGAGTTTACGCGATAACAACCGTGTTTATAGAGtcctattggtaaacaatagTTACACTTGCCTGTTTtcacatcgatatgcttttggacattatttctgtgacttctaccatggctctTCTACCACGGGTaagtatgttttgtgtttaaatagtgttattttgtcacgT
This window harbors:
- the LOC144038208 gene encoding dual specificity protein phosphatase 7-like, translating into MSNVTANKSVEWLQVELESGATSVLLLDCRAHELYESSHIEGAISVAIPGLMLRRFKKGNIPIRTIIPNHEDKKNFTRRCQTDTVVLYDESTVSWPDSGAPSSVLGLLLQKLWEDGCKAYYLEGGFVKFHTEYPEHCETLLDSSCPSSSPPLSFLGFGNLRISSDCSDGESDREPSSATESEESPLPSNQPAFPVQILPYLYLGCAKDSTNLDVLGQYNIKYILNVTPNLPNMFEHDGRFRYKQIPISDHWSQNLSQFFPEAISFIDEARSKQCGILVHCLAGISRSVTVTVAYLMQRLNLSLNDAYDFVKRKKSNISPNFNFMGQLLDFERTLGLHSPCDNRSTSEEQLFFTTPTNHNVFQLDTLDST